From Candidatus Peregrinibacteria bacterium, the proteins below share one genomic window:
- a CDS encoding serine hydrolase domain-containing protein: MNDERLPKVVEGAMNKGVFSACVIGVVENGLSDVRSFGEACEDSIFDVASVTKVVPTSTLALKLIDEGRIKLDDKLIDYVPEFANSDRENVKIFHLLTQGLDYDFRLSDYKNLSADEILNVIFTTEFKSLPGEKYYYTNATSILLGLVVENVYGGALDEIATREIFEPLEMNDTSFHPEDLDFERIIATEFDDWRGREIRGEVHDESSWKLREKIVAGAAGVFSTAPDLLKFLEAILKKALPSSLGWETSKPYMGDHHENRIGKTGFTGSVIMIDKALQKGLVILTNYTYPKRKPDLPKGRNDFFKEVANIIFEDKV; encoded by the coding sequence ATGAATGATGAAAGGCTGCCTAAAGTTGTGGAGGGGGCGATGAATAAGGGTGTTTTTTCGGCCTGTGTTATTGGGGTGGTTGAAAATGGATTGTCCGATGTGCGAAGCTTTGGCGAGGCTTGTGAAGATTCAATTTTTGACGTCGCTTCAGTTACCAAGGTCGTGCCGACTTCGACTTTAGCTTTAAAATTAATCGACGAAGGGCGAATTAAATTAGATGACAAGCTGATTGATTATGTGCCCGAATTTGCAAATAGCGATCGAGAAAATGTGAAGATTTTTCACCTGCTCACGCAGGGCTTGGATTATGATTTTAGACTATCGGATTATAAAAATTTATCTGCTGATGAAATCTTGAATGTAATATTTACAACTGAATTTAAAAGTCTTCCAGGTGAAAAATATTATTATACAAATGCTACGAGTATTTTATTAGGGCTGGTGGTTGAGAATGTTTATGGAGGAGCTCTTGATGAGATTGCGACGAGAGAAATATTTGAGCCACTTGAAATGAATGATACATCTTTTCACCCTGAGGATTTGGATTTTGAAAGAATTATTGCAACGGAGTTTGATGACTGGCGAGGGCGCGAAATTCGCGGAGAGGTGCATGATGAAAGTTCTTGGAAATTGCGCGAAAAGATTGTCGCCGGCGCAGCCGGCGTGTTTTCAACGGCGCCTGATTTGCTAAAATTTCTTGAAGCGATCTTGAAAAAAGCTTTGCCATCAAGCCTTGGCTGGGAAACTTCAAAGCCCTATATGGGAGACCATCATGAAAATCGCATCGGCAAAACCGGTTTCACCGGCTCCGTAATAATGATAGATAAAGCCCTTCAAAAGGGCTTAGTAATACTCACAAACTACACCTATCCAAAAAGAAAACCTGACCTACCAAAGGGGAGAAATGATTTTTTTAAAGAGGTGGCAAATATTATTTTCGAGGATAAAGTATAA
- a CDS encoding putative toxin-antitoxin system toxin component, PIN family, producing the protein MDVLFLDANIFFSAVYSKVGGSNYLFQLANKGLFSIVTSEYALKEAKINIEKKLGKEKLPDFYKLVVILTEVDSKKTTSRQLANLHKAIAMKDVPILASAINLKVDFLITLDKKDFMGKKMEITDFPFEIVTPGTYLNTILDA; encoded by the coding sequence ATGGACGTACTTTTTCTTGATGCAAATATATTTTTCTCAGCCGTCTACTCAAAAGTTGGGGGTTCAAATTATCTTTTTCAACTAGCGAATAAAGGGCTGTTCTCGATTGTCACGAGCGAATACGCCCTAAAAGAAGCTAAGATCAATATTGAGAAAAAACTTGGTAAGGAGAAGCTGCCTGATTTTTATAAATTAGTTGTTATTTTAACGGAGGTTGATTCAAAAAAAACTACAAGCAGGCAATTAGCCAATCTTCACAAGGCAATTGCTATGAAGGATGTTCCTATTTTAGCCTCTGCCATCAATTTAAAAGTAGATTTTCTTATCACTCTCGATAAAAAAGATTTCATGGGTAAAAAAATGGAGATTACCGATTTTCCTTTTGAGATTGTAACCCCTGGGACCTATTTGAACACTATACTGGACGCTTAG
- a CDS encoding redoxin domain-containing protein, producing the protein MVQINEKVEDFTAEAFHANKMAKVKLSDYAGKWVVMFFYPADFTFICPTELKEMAELYEEFQKEGAEILSVSTDTAFVHKAWWDHSKAINLVKFPMLADPTGNICRQFGTLIASEGLSLRGSYVIDPDGVLKAYELHDNSVGRSAAELLRKVQAAKFVREHGGEVCPANWKPGAETLKPGIDLIGKI; encoded by the coding sequence TTGGTGCAAATCAACGAAAAAGTGGAAGACTTCACGGCGGAGGCTTTTCACGCAAACAAGATGGCAAAGGTAAAACTTTCTGACTACGCTGGCAAGTGGGTGGTGATGTTTTTCTACCCTGCGGACTTTACATTTATATGTCCGACAGAGCTCAAAGAGATGGCAGAATTGTACGAAGAGTTTCAAAAAGAAGGGGCTGAAATTCTTTCTGTGAGTACGGACACGGCGTTTGTGCACAAGGCGTGGTGGGATCATTCAAAGGCTATAAATTTAGTAAAGTTCCCAATGCTTGCAGATCCTACCGGAAATATTTGCAGACAATTTGGAACGTTGATTGCGAGCGAAGGGCTTTCGCTCCGCGGAAGTTATGTTATCGATCCGGATGGGGTTTTGAAAGCATACGAACTACATGACAACTCAGTGGGACGAAGCGCTGCGGAGCTCCTGCGTAAGGTTCAAGCTGCAAAATTTGTACGTGAGCATGGCGGTGAAGTTTGCCCTGCGAACTGGAAACCGGGAGCAGAAACTCTTAAACCGGGAATAGACCTGATTGGAAAAATTTAA
- a CDS encoding Fe-Mn family superoxide dismutase codes for MYTQKDYSYLLGTPGFSDTLLNNHFKLYAGYVNATNTLIDKLRAGTYAAGTPEYNELTRRFGWEYNGMRLHELYFGNMKNGGTPLGDGSLKTAIESTWGSLENWQKDFLSIGGMRGIGWVVLSWDRDQNALFNVWINEHDTGHLAGATPLLVMDVFEHAFITDYALSRADYMSAFMNAIDWSVADARLI; via the coding sequence ATGTACACTCAAAAAGATTACTCATACTTGCTTGGGACCCCCGGGTTTTCAGACACGCTTTTGAACAACCATTTTAAGTTGTATGCGGGGTATGTAAATGCAACAAATACACTTATAGACAAACTTCGAGCCGGAACTTATGCAGCGGGTACACCGGAGTACAATGAACTCACAAGAAGGTTTGGTTGGGAATATAACGGTATGCGACTTCATGAATTATATTTTGGAAATATGAAAAACGGAGGCACTCCACTTGGAGACGGAAGCCTCAAGACAGCTATTGAATCCACTTGGGGATCTTTGGAAAATTGGCAAAAAGACTTTTTATCCATAGGTGGAATGCGTGGCATAGGTTGGGTCGTTTTGTCATGGGATAGAGATCAAAACGCATTATTTAACGTGTGGATTAACGAGCATGATACGGGGCATCTCGCAGGAGCCACCCCCCTTCTTGTCATGGATGTTTTTGAACACGCCTTCATCACAGACTACGCCCTCTCCCGAGCTGATTATATGTCCGCCTTCATGAATGCTATTGATTGGAGTGTGGCGGATGCTCGCCTTATATAA
- a CDS encoding patatin-like phospholipase family protein — protein MESCKTNKKVGLTLGGGGARGFAHIGAYEVLIKHGIPIHCITGCSIGAIVGAGIAQGKSPEELLEIVKEFADHKPIGIKDLGFGNGSIFSGNSILRSLKKLIPEDLEFKDLKIPLSVNAVDLESGEQIVFDSGNVLEAVMASSALPGLYPPVFYQDRLFVDGGVVNSIPVDICRGMGAEIIIAVDLKSYVSQQNMAGMIYHFYVQPKKEEKYHLSIKKGRIKETKLKLAFPVNVMMRALAITERRSAERIMEMINPEFVIHPEVSDFGMLDFEQYADIYDEGRRAAEDIAIEILESIDA, from the coding sequence ATGGAAAGCTGTAAAACAAACAAAAAGGTAGGCCTGACGTTAGGGGGTGGCGGCGCAAGGGGCTTTGCACACATCGGCGCTTACGAGGTGCTGATAAAACATGGGATTCCGATTCATTGCATTACAGGATGTAGTATAGGGGCTATAGTTGGGGCCGGTATCGCTCAAGGGAAAAGCCCGGAAGAATTACTTGAAATAGTAAAAGAATTTGCGGACCATAAACCGATTGGCATAAAAGACCTGGGGTTTGGTAATGGAAGTATTTTTAGCGGTAACTCAATTTTAAGAAGTCTTAAAAAGCTAATTCCGGAAGATTTGGAGTTTAAAGATTTAAAAATTCCACTCAGTGTAAATGCTGTAGATTTGGAAAGTGGAGAACAGATCGTGTTCGACTCGGGGAATGTTTTAGAGGCGGTAATGGCATCAAGCGCCCTACCCGGCCTTTACCCGCCTGTGTTTTATCAAGATCGGCTTTTTGTGGACGGAGGCGTTGTAAACTCAATTCCGGTTGATATTTGTAGGGGAATGGGGGCTGAAATAATAATTGCGGTCGACCTTAAGTCGTATGTGTCCCAACAAAATATGGCTGGTATGATATATCATTTTTATGTTCAGCCGAAAAAAGAAGAAAAGTACCATTTGTCTATTAAGAAGGGCAGAATCAAAGAAACTAAGTTGAAATTAGCATTTCCGGTTAATGTGATGATGAGAGCGTTAGCCATAACGGAAAGAAGGAGTGCGGAGAGAATTATGGAAATGATTAATCCTGAGTTTGTAATACACCCGGAGGTTAGTGATTTTGGAATGCTTGATTTTGAACAGTATGCGGATATTTATGATGAGGGACGGCGCGCAGCCGAAGACATAGCCATTGAGATTCTAGAAAGTATTGATGCTTAA
- the bcp gene encoding thioredoxin-dependent thiol peroxidase: MLKVGDMAPDFTLQDQDWELHTLSDFRDQKVLLYFYPKDATPGCTVEACSFRDNLNILKGKGVQVLGVSTDSVESHKKFVAKHSLNFPLLADIEKEVCKEYSVLVEKSMFGKKYMGLQRDSFLIDENGKIIKHYVKVNPLKHVAEVLDDISKLK, from the coding sequence ATGTTAAAAGTTGGGGATATGGCGCCGGATTTTACGCTGCAGGATCAAGATTGGGAACTTCATACGTTATCAGATTTTAGAGATCAAAAAGTTCTTTTGTATTTTTATCCAAAAGATGCAACCCCCGGTTGTACTGTCGAAGCGTGCAGCTTTCGTGACAATTTGAATATTTTAAAGGGCAAAGGTGTGCAGGTGCTTGGAGTAAGTACTGACTCGGTCGAATCTCATAAAAAGTTTGTTGCAAAGCATAGTTTGAATTTCCCACTACTTGCAGATATCGAAAAAGAGGTTTGTAAGGAGTACTCGGTGCTAGTAGAGAAATCCATGTTTGGCAAAAAATATATGGGACTTCAAAGGGATTCTTTCTTAATTGATGAGAACGGGAAAATTATTAAGCATTATGTAAAAGTAAATCCGCTCAAGCATGTGGCGGAGGTGCTGGATGACATAAGTAAGTTGAAATAA
- a CDS encoding FAD:protein FMN transferase, which produces MLICTNANKEMIGSMFQFSIVHEDGFDCDDLLEKLFAEGARIENMYSRFIDNNELADLNSKLNEWAAVSLEFFELLTFANGVFENTNGAFDITVKSVLDGLGYDKDYTFQDGKPGKSGTVELDEKNKKVKISAQIELGGFGKGYAIDRMSEILILNGYENFCIDGGGDIFCKGKDEKGEGWKVHFGHPIHRDEAIGFTVADGFACTSSNPNLRKWGDGKHHLIDPSSGKPAANMIGVYVQSPTAMIADAYATALFAMGYEKAKELLEDKKIPVEAMIISPTGKVFKSENFKGELF; this is translated from the coding sequence ATGCTGATTTGCACAAATGCGAACAAAGAAATGATTGGAAGTATGTTCCAATTTTCTATCGTGCACGAGGATGGTTTTGACTGTGACGATCTTTTGGAAAAACTTTTTGCGGAAGGTGCGCGAATTGAAAATATGTATTCACGATTTATCGATAACAATGAACTGGCGGATTTAAATTCAAAACTTAATGAGTGGGCTGCTGTCAGCCTGGAGTTTTTTGAATTACTTACGTTTGCAAATGGTGTTTTTGAAAATACAAACGGCGCATTTGATATTACGGTAAAAAGTGTCTTGGATGGATTAGGGTACGACAAGGATTACACGTTTCAAGATGGAAAGCCCGGCAAGAGCGGCACCGTGGAATTAGATGAAAAAAATAAAAAAGTAAAAATCTCAGCACAAATAGAGCTCGGAGGGTTCGGCAAGGGGTATGCGATAGATCGCATGTCTGAAATTTTAATTTTGAACGGTTACGAAAATTTTTGCATAGATGGTGGCGGTGATATATTTTGCAAAGGAAAGGATGAAAAAGGTGAGGGCTGGAAAGTACACTTCGGACATCCGATACATCGTGATGAAGCTATAGGATTCACAGTTGCCGACGGATTCGCATGCACTTCGAGCAATCCAAATTTACGTAAATGGGGAGATGGCAAACATCACCTCATTGACCCAAGTAGCGGTAAGCCTGCGGCTAATATGATTGGAGTGTACGTACAATCGCCTACTGCGATGATCGCCGACGCTTACGCGACGGCGCTATTTGCAATGGGTTATGAGAAAGCTAAAGAATTATTAGAAGATAAAAAAATCCCCGTCGAGGCGATGATAATCAGCCCAACAGGGAAAGTTTTTAAAAGTGAAAATTTCAAAGGCGAGCTATTTTAA